The following coding sequences lie in one Oncorhynchus gorbuscha isolate QuinsamMale2020 ecotype Even-year linkage group LG10, OgorEven_v1.0, whole genome shotgun sequence genomic window:
- the adam17a gene encoding disintegrin and metalloproteinase domain-containing protein 17a isoform X2, producing the protein MKYLVLVAFWAPCWVNCAIKPRAIEEETRENDPELEALSSLLSDFEVLPVSGLQHHSVRKRDAHTQSHLERLISFSALKRHFKLYLTTNTDLFTEDFKAVFVDQQGKEHSYDVQLQNYFTGHLVGEEHSRVQAHIDGDEFSAHILTDETEYNVEPLWRFTEASPDGRLLVYRSEDIRNLSRMASPKVCGYIHAGAQDLLPEAARGGEAQEDSLHRAKRAAHNHKKNTCPLALVADYRFFKHMGRGEESITLNYLIELIDRVDDMYRNTTWDDEFTGYGVQIQQIIINKEPTNAPLGQAGPGWTHYNMKGSPIQGKEVWDVKKLLEQFSSDIADNASTVCLAHLFTYQDFDEGTLGLAYVAPSKAQALGGLCPKPYYPSHSVKKPSYLNTGLTSTKNYGKTILTKEADLVTTHELGHNFGAEHDPDNIPYCAPNDDHGGKFVMYPIAVSGDHYNNKRFSDCSKISIGKTLRFKAPICFKERNSKVCGNSRVEEGEECDPGMLHRNNDPCCSADCKFRPESQCSDRNSPCCKKCKFEQAGKTCQEPINATCKGMSLCTGDSSECPAPDNAPDNTICVDSGRCRNGECITFCEAVQKLQPCACNETYDSCKVCCRDKNGACTPFVKSDRSVLYLRKGKPCTVGFCDEAGRCMKQVQDVIERLWDFIDKLDINTFGKFLADNIVGSVVVFSLVFWIPLSILVHCVDKNLDKEYEENTKTMYFPSQMVEVPVLSRAPPSGECVRCGGGGQGARCLCVTRMRKV; encoded by the exons ATGAAGTATTTGGTCCTTGTTGCCTTTTGGGCTCCTTGTTGGGTCAATTGTGCGATTAAACCAAGGGCCATTGAGGAAGAAACACGGGAAAATGACCCGGAGTTAG AGGCTCTGAGTTCATTGCTGTCTGACTTTGAGGTGCTACCCGTGTCTGGCCTCCAGCATCACTCGGTCAGGAAGAGGGACGCCCACACCCAGTCCCACCTGGAGCGCCTGATCAGCTTCAGCGCCCTCAAGAG ACATTTCAAGCTTTACTTGACAACTAACACAGACTTGTTCACTGAGGACTTCAAAGCTGTGTTTGTAGATCAGCAAGGAAAGGAGCACAGCTATGATGTTCAGCTGCAGAACTACTTTACCGGACATCTTGTAG gagaggaGCACTCCCGTGTGCAGGCACACATAGACGGGGACGAGTTCTCGGCCCACATTCTGACAGATGAGACTGAGTACAATGTAGAG ccccTGTGGAGGTTCACAGAGGCGTCCCCCGATGGTCGTCTATTGGTGTACCGGTCAGAGGACATCAGGAACCTCAGCCGCATGGCCTCGCCCAAGGTGTGTGGATACATCCACGCTGGGGCCCAGGACTTACTGCCAGAGGCCGCTAGAGGTGGAGAGGCacaggagg attCCCTCCACAGAGCGAAGAGAGCAGCCCACAACCACAAGAAGAACACCTGTCCTCTAGCCCTGGTGGCCGACTACCGCTTCTTCAAACACATGGGCCGTGGAGAGGAGAGCATCACACTCAACTACCTG ATTGAGTTGATAGACAGAGTGGACGACATGTACAGGAACACAACCTGGGATGACGAGTTCACAGGATACGGTGTTCAGATCCAACAG ATCATCATCAACAAGGAGCCGACCAATGCGCCTCTTGGCCAGGCTGGGCCGGGCTGGACCCACTACAACATGAAGGGAAGCCCCATCCAAGGCAAGGAGGTGTGGGATGTCAAGAAACTGCTGGAG CAATTCAGCTCGGATATAGCGGACAATGCTAGCACTGTGTGCCTGGCCCACCTGTTCACCTACCAGGACTTTGACGAGGGGACATTGGGCCTGGCCTATGTGGCCCCCTCTAAAGCCCAGGCTCTGGGGGGGCTCTGCCCCAAAC CTTACTATCCGTCTCACTCTGTCAAGAAACCCAGCTACCTCAACACTGGTTTAACCAGCACCAAGAATTATGGCAAAACCATTCTAACCAAG GAAGCAGATTTGGTGACAACCCATGAATTGGGCCATAACTTTGGGGCGGAGCACGACCCTGACAACATCCCCTACTGTGCCCCAAACGATGACCATGGGGGCAAGTTTGTCATGTACCCTATCGCTGTGAGCGGGGATCACTACAACAACAAG CGTTTCTCCGACTGCAGTAAAATCTCCATAGGTAAGACGCTGCGCTTCAAGGCCCCCATCTGCTTCAAGGAAAGGAACAGCAAGGTGTGTGGGAATTCCCgcgtggaggagggggaggagtgcgACCCGGGTATGCTGCACCGCAACAACGACCCGTGCTGCTCTGCCGACTGCAAGTTCAGGCCCGAGTCCCAGTGCAG TGACAGGAATAGTCCGTGCTGTAAGAAATGCAAGTTTGAGCAGGCAGGGAAGACGTGCCAGGAGCCCATCAACGCCACCTGTAAGGGCATGTCCCTCTGCACAG GTGACAGCAGTGAGTGCCCAGCCCCAGACAACGCTCCGGACAATACCATCTGTGTGGACAGTGGGAGGTGCAGAAACGGGGAGTGCATAACCTTCTGTGAGGCCGTGCAGAAGCTGCAGCCCTGTGCTTGTAATG AGACATACGACTCGTGTAAGGTGTGCTGTCGGGACAAAAATGGTGCCTGCACTCCTTTTGTCAAAAGCGACCGGAGCGTCCTGTACCTGCGCAAGGGGAAACCCTGCACCGTGGGCTTCTGTGATGAGGCT GGTAGATGCATGAAGCAAGTCCAGGATGTGATCGAGAGGTTGTGGGATTTCATCGACAAGCTGGACATCAACACATTCG ggaAGTTCCTAGCAGACAATATAGTGGGCTCAGTGGTGGTGTTCTCTCTAGTCTTCTGGATCCCTCTCAGCATCCTGGTACACTGTGTG
- the LOC124046306 gene encoding 14-3-3 protein beta/alpha-1-like, which produces MDKTDLIQKAKLAEQAERYDDMAASMKEVTEQGGELSNEERNLLSVAYKNVVGARRSAWRVISSIGQKTEGSDKKLAMVNEYREKVEGELRDICNDVLELLNKYLIENSTNAESKVFYLKMKGDYYRYLAEVASGDDKTATIENSQEAYQQAFDISKKEMDPTHPIRLGLALNFSVFFYEILNSPEKACSLAKQAFDDAIAELDKLNEESYKDSTLIMQLLRDNLTLWTSDNAPEEGEGGEAGEAGETEN; this is translated from the exons atggaTAAAACGGATCTTATTCAGAAGGCCAAGTTGGCAGAGCAAGCCGAGCGCTACGATGACATGGCTGCCTCCATGAAGGAGGTAACGGAGCAGGGGGGCGAGCTGTCAAACGAGGAGAGGAACCTGCTATCTGTCGCATACAAGAACGTTGTCGGAGCACGGCGGTCGGCATGGAGGGTCATCTCCAGCATCGGACAGAAGACCGAGGGAAGCGACAAGAAGCTCGCAATGGTCAACGAATACCGGGAGAAAGtggagggagagctgagagatATCTGCAATGACGTGCTG GAACTTCTGAATAAATATTTAATTGAGAACTCCACAAATGCCGAAAGCAAAGTCTTCTATCTTAAGATGAAGGGGGACTACTATAGATACCTTGCCGAAGTCGCCTCCGGGGATGACAAGACAG CGACCATAGAGAACTCTCAGGAGGCTTATCAGCAGGCGTTTGACATCAGCAAGAAGGAGATGGACCCCACGCATCCCATCCGCCTGGGCCTGGCCCTCAACTTCTCAGTCTTCTTCTACGAGATCCTCAACTCCCCAGAGAAGGCCTGCTCACTGGCCAAACAG GCATTTGATGATGCCATCGCAGAGCTGGACAAACTGAACGAGGAGTCCTACAAAGACAGCACTCTCATCATGCAGCTGCTCAGAGACAACCTGACA TTATGGACATCCGACAACGCTCCCGAGGAAGGGGAAGGCGGAGAAGCCGGCGAGGCCGGAGAGACCGAGAACTGA